The following are encoded together in the Lathyrus oleraceus cultivar Zhongwan6 chromosome 3, CAAS_Psat_ZW6_1.0, whole genome shotgun sequence genome:
- the LOC127127184 gene encoding chemocyanin, with protein MTKRSPPPMAPYLMALVLFITISSAVAAATGYKNHTVGGTSGWFFNSTTNTPATNYSSWASTQIFNLGDYLIFNTNSNQSVILTYNNTAYLNCTADDSDNGTFIYSSGTDRFNQALTIPVPLTIVGPNYFFSDTSDGVQCQHGLAFEIQVQRGIGLPPSLNQPPPPPYNEPPGPDNAQSPTVTVADIPKNGALSKSADVRVVVYGLGAVMVLLQFW; from the exons ATGACCAAACGATCACCACCACCAATGGCGCCGTATCTCATGGCACTTGTCCTATTCATCACCATCTCCTCCGCCGTCGCCGCCGCAACCGGATACAAAAACCACACAGTAGGCGGCACCTCCGGATGGTTTTTCAACTCAACCACCAACACGCCCGCCACAAATTACTCTTCCTGGGCTTCCACTCAAATTTTCAACCTCGGCGATTATCTCA TTTTCAACACGAACTCAAACCAGAGCGTGATTCTCACCTACAACAACACCGCTTACTTGAACTGCACCGCCGATGATTCCGACAACGGAACATTCATATACAGTAGCGGAACAGATCGTTTCAACCAGGCGTTGACTATTCCCGTTCCGTTGACTATTGTGGGACCCAACTACTTCTTCTCCGACACTAGCGACGGTGTTCAGTGTCAGCACGGTTTGGCATTTGAGATCCAAGTCCAGCGTGGTATTGGCTTGCCGCCGAGTCTCAACCAGCCTCCTCCGCCGCCTTATAACGAGCCGCCTGGTCCTGATAATGCTCAATCTCCGACGGTTACGGTAGCGGATATACCTAAGAATGGCGCGTTATCGAAAAGCGCTGACGTGCGCGTGGTGGTTTATGGGTTAGGAGCAGTGATGGTATTGTTGCAGTTTTGGTGA